Below is a window of Candidatus Obscuribacterales bacterium DNA.
ATGGTGGCCTGCTGGGCCCAAACCCACGAACGGGTGGTGGGAGCTGGGCAATTGATGACCATGCCGCTGTTTTTTGCCAGCAATGCCATTTATCCGATCTCGATTATGCCGCCGTGGCTACAGATGCTGTCGCGGATTAACCCGCTGACTTATATGGTCGATGCCCTGCGCAGTTTGATGCTGGTGTCCCAGGTGGCGGAGTATGGGCTATGGCTCGATTTTGCAGTGTTGATCGGACTCACCGCCATCCTCACAGCGGCCTGCGGTCGGCTCTATCCTCGCTTGGTGCAGTAGGCGATCGCCCCTCCCTAATACCAACGCTCAGATTGCCCAATACCGATTGCCCTCACCCCAAACCCCTCTCCCAGAACGGGAGAGGGGCTTCAAGCCATGAATTTATGCCCCTATGTTCTGGAGAAATGTTCTGGAGAATGGGTAGGAGGCATCTCTAAAATCCGGGACTAGCGGACAGCAAACGACCATCGACTGTCCAGAGGCGTAAAGTTTGGGTGTCGTCTAGGGTAGCGATCGCTTCTCCGCTGGGGTCAATGGCAACGACCGGACTACCCTGATGGCCATCTAACTGCGCGATGGGATTCCCTGATCGATCCCAGATCAGGACTGTGCCGTTGTCTTGGCTGAGCGCAAGCAGGTGACCCTGGGGGCTGAAGGCTAGGTGGTTGACCTCGGCGGTGCCATCTGAGGTGGCAATGGGGGAGCCGTCTACCTGCCACAGGTGGGCGGTGCCGATGCCGTCTAGGGTGGCGATCGCCCTGCCATCGGGGCTGAAGTGGATGTGATCAATCCAAGATGGGTGCTCCAGGGTGGCGATGGCCTGGCCTGTCATCGTCCACAGTTGGACGGCGGGGTCGAAGGTGGCATAGGTGGCGATCGCTTCTCCACTGGGGCTAGGAACCATGTCTATAATCCAGTCTTGATGGCCGTCTAGGGTGGCGATCAGGGTGCCGGTGGTGTCCCAAAGTTTGACGACTGGGGAACGGCTGCGGGTGGCGATCG
It encodes the following:
- a CDS encoding ABC transporter permease; translated protein: MVACWAQTHERVVGAGQLMTMPLFFASNAIYPISIMPPWLQMLSRINPLTYMVDALRSLMLVSQVAEYGLWLDFAVLIGLTAILTAACGRLYPRLVQ